A region of Frederiksenia canicola DNA encodes the following proteins:
- a CDS encoding YfcZ/YiiS family protein — MSKTFSDEVENCKTNCKPTNTAMFDNADSTIEVVQQYENEAQAQQGLEKLIEKARSVENEPCKIKSRISPTENGVELHTTFEFGCQAEAVIFQMKLR, encoded by the coding sequence ATGAGTAAAACATTTAGTGACGAAGTTGAAAACTGTAAAACCAACTGTAAACCGACAAACACGGCAATGTTTGATAATGCCGACAGCACTATTGAGGTCGTGCAACAATATGAAAATGAAGCCCAAGCACAGCAAGGGCTAGAGAAGTTGATTGAAAAAGCACGTTCGGTTGAAAATGAACCGTGTAAAATTAAAAGTCGCATCAGCCCAACAGAAAATGGCGTGGAATTGCATACGACATTTGAGTTTGGCTGCCAAGCAGAAGCCGTTATTTTTCAGATGAAATTGCGTTAG
- the mnmE gene encoding tRNA uridine-5-carboxymethylaminomethyl(34) synthesis GTPase MnmE, translating into MKETIVAQATPIGRGGIGILRVSGPLASKVAEQVLGKCPKPRMADYLPFKDEDGTTLDQGIALFFKAPNSFTGEDVLELQGHGGQVILDILLNRILKIDGVRIARAGEFSEQAFLNDKLDLAQAEAIADLIDATSEQAARSALKSLQGEFSNKINVLVDNVIYLRTYVEAAIDFPDEEIDFLADGKIEAKLNEIIAQLASVRQEAKQGTILREGMKVVIAGKPNAGKSSLLNALAGREAAIVTDIAGTTRDVLREHIHIDGMPLHIIDTAGLREASDEVEKIGIKRAWDEIAQADHVLLMIDSTTSKSDAFQTEWADFLVKLPKNIPVTVIRNKVDLTGETEGLIQVDNFTVIRLSAQTKVGVDLLREHLKKSMGYQSSTEGGFLARRRHLVALETAAEHLARGHVQLTQFFAGELLAEELRLVQNALSEITGQFTSDDLLGNIFSSFCIGK; encoded by the coding sequence ATGAAAGAAACTATTGTCGCCCAAGCTACGCCGATCGGACGTGGTGGTATCGGCATTTTGCGAGTGTCTGGACCGCTCGCCAGCAAAGTGGCAGAACAAGTACTCGGCAAATGCCCGAAACCTCGGATGGCGGACTATTTACCCTTTAAAGATGAAGACGGCACCACGCTCGACCAAGGCATCGCCCTGTTTTTTAAGGCCCCCAATTCCTTTACTGGTGAAGATGTGTTGGAGCTGCAAGGCCACGGCGGACAAGTGATTTTGGATATTTTGCTCAACCGAATTTTGAAAATCGATGGCGTACGAATTGCCCGTGCGGGCGAATTTTCCGAGCAGGCTTTTTTAAACGACAAACTCGATCTCGCTCAAGCAGAAGCAATTGCTGACTTGATCGATGCTACATCTGAACAAGCGGCTCGCTCTGCCTTAAAATCACTACAAGGAGAGTTTTCTAATAAAATCAATGTATTGGTTGATAATGTCATTTATCTTCGCACCTACGTTGAGGCCGCGATCGATTTCCCCGATGAAGAGATCGACTTCTTAGCTGACGGCAAAATCGAAGCAAAACTGAATGAAATCATTGCTCAACTCGCCAGCGTTCGCCAAGAAGCCAAACAAGGCACCATTTTGCGTGAAGGGATGAAAGTGGTGATTGCTGGCAAACCGAATGCGGGTAAATCGAGCTTGCTCAACGCATTGGCTGGGCGTGAAGCGGCTATTGTAACCGACATTGCCGGCACCACTCGCGATGTATTACGGGAGCATATCCATATTGATGGTATGCCACTGCATATTATCGACACGGCGGGGCTGCGGGAAGCCAGCGATGAAGTGGAAAAAATTGGGATCAAACGGGCATGGGATGAGATTGCTCAAGCAGATCACGTTTTGTTGATGATCGACAGTACCACATCCAAATCCGATGCATTTCAAACAGAGTGGGCTGACTTCTTGGTAAAACTGCCGAAAAACATTCCTGTTACCGTGATTCGCAATAAAGTTGATTTAACTGGGGAAACGGAAGGTTTGATTCAGGTAGATAATTTCACTGTCATTCGTTTATCTGCACAAACGAAAGTGGGCGTAGATTTACTGCGAGAGCATCTCAAAAAATCAATGGGTTATCAAAGCTCGACGGAAGGCGGTTTCCTAGCTCGTCGCCGCCACTTAGTTGCCCTTGAAACCGCAGCAGAACATTTAGCACGAGGGCATGTTCAGCTCACCCAATTCTTTGCGGGCGAATTGCTCGCCGAAGAATTGAGATTGGTACAAAATGCGTTAAGCGAAATCACAGGACAATTCACTTCCGATGATTTGCTCGGCAATATTTTCAGCTCATTCTGTATCGGAAAATAA
- a CDS encoding TIGR00730 family Rossman fold protein, producing the protein MYITVYCGASLGNNPLHQQATIALGKWLVEQNHTLVYGGGKVGLMGLLADTVLQHGGKVIGIMPTFLQQREIAHTGVTEMISVSSMTERKQKMIELGQAYIALAGGPGTLEEISEVISWARIGQNNHPCILFNSDGYYEPLKAVFDKMVTEGFLTQQDREKTLFSDDLTEIEAFIANYTPPDVRRY; encoded by the coding sequence ATGTATATCACCGTTTACTGCGGGGCAAGCTTAGGAAATAACCCCCTTCATCAACAGGCGACCATCGCACTTGGCAAATGGCTTGTAGAGCAAAATCACACCTTAGTTTATGGTGGGGGAAAGGTCGGGCTGATGGGCTTGTTGGCCGATACTGTATTACAACACGGCGGCAAAGTGATCGGCATTATGCCGACATTTTTACAACAGCGAGAAATTGCCCACACTGGTGTGACGGAAATGATTAGCGTCAGCTCAATGACTGAGCGAAAACAGAAAATGATTGAACTTGGGCAAGCCTATATCGCCTTAGCAGGCGGCCCCGGCACACTCGAAGAAATTAGCGAAGTCATTTCATGGGCGAGAATCGGGCAAAATAACCATCCGTGCATTTTATTTAACAGCGATGGCTATTATGAACCGCTCAAAGCCGTCTTTGACAAAATGGTAACGGAAGGCTTTCTCACGCAACAAGATCGAGAAAAAACCTTATTCTCTGATGACTTAACCGAAATTGAAGCCTTTATTGCAAACTATACCCCGCCCGATGTTCGCCGTTACTGA
- a CDS encoding MazG nucleotide pyrophosphohydrolase domain-containing protein yields MHFGEYQQWVSEFYKQQKWYERDVFRRLAYLTEEVGEVACAVRAIEIGRERPDQVEQDLTQKRENLIEELGDVFDNLFILADKYGISLEEVMAKHQTKFVKRYIEEVK; encoded by the coding sequence ATGCACTTTGGTGAATATCAGCAATGGGTAAGCGAGTTTTATAAACAGCAAAAGTGGTATGAGCGAGATGTATTTCGCCGTTTGGCGTATTTAACCGAAGAGGTAGGTGAAGTCGCATGTGCGGTGCGAGCGATTGAAATCGGACGGGAGCGTCCTGATCAGGTAGAGCAAGATTTGACACAAAAGCGAGAAAATTTGATTGAAGAATTGGGCGATGTGTTTGATAACTTATTTATTTTGGCGGATAAGTATGGCATTTCGTTGGAAGAGGTGATGGCGAAACATCAGACCAAATTTGTGAAGCGGTATATTGAAGAAGTGAAATAG
- the arcA gene encoding two-component system response regulator ArcA → MENPQILIVEDEAVTRSTLKSVFEAEGYDVFEASDGVEMHSILDHHEIHLVIMDINLPGKNGLMLARELRENTDIALMFLTGRDNEVDKILGLEIGADDYITKPFNPRELTIRARNLLQRTMAEKEKHTKEAEPIESYHFNGWTLDVNSRSLINPEGESTKLPRSEFRALLHFCENPGKIQTRDDLLKRMTGRELKPHDRTVDVTIRRIRKHFEDHLNTPEIIVTIHGEGYRFCGELE, encoded by the coding sequence ATGGAAAACCCACAAATTCTCATTGTTGAAGATGAAGCTGTTACTCGCAGCACACTAAAAAGTGTGTTTGAAGCGGAAGGCTATGATGTATTTGAAGCCAGCGATGGTGTTGAAATGCATTCCATCTTAGATCACCACGAAATTCATTTAGTGATTATGGATATTAATCTACCGGGTAAGAACGGTTTGATGCTTGCTCGTGAATTGCGTGAAAATACAGACATCGCATTAATGTTTCTAACTGGACGCGATAACGAAGTGGATAAAATTCTCGGTTTAGAAATTGGTGCGGATGATTACATCACCAAACCGTTCAACCCCCGTGAATTAACCATTCGTGCTCGTAATTTGCTACAACGCACCATGGCAGAGAAAGAGAAACATACGAAGGAAGCTGAACCAATTGAGAGCTATCATTTCAATGGCTGGACGCTTGACGTTAATAGTCGCAGCTTAATCAACCCTGAAGGTGAAAGCACTAAATTACCACGCAGCGAATTCCGTGCTTTGCTCCATTTCTGTGAGAACCCAGGGAAAATTCAAACCCGTGATGATTTATTAAAAAGAATGACAGGACGTGAATTAAAACCTCACGATCGCACAGTGGATGTCACCATTCGCCGCATTCGTAAACATTTTGAAGATCATCTCAATACGCCCGAAATTATTGTCACTATTCACGGTGAAGGCTACCGTTTCTGTGGCGAATTAGAATAA
- the cdd gene encoding cytidine deaminase: MKQSTIKSRLAHLDVTENHAVLTTVLAQLAKQNYQAQFSAEQIQTWCEQFQLSPVDLALTCLPIAACYATPPVSNFYVGAVAIGKSGKFYFGANIEFAQDAIQQSVHAEQSAISHALVAGEEGITDMVVNYTPCGHCRQFMNELNTAHTLKIHLPHSQNNLLHSYLPDSFGPKDLNISNVLFDKQHLQFSSHNDPLVQAAITAASRSYAPYSQAVSGVALQVGEHIITGQYAENAAFNPSFLPLQSALNYRRMQGLEEIAISRIVLAEKQAILSHRAITEDLAKHTFNLPVEYISL; the protein is encoded by the coding sequence ATGAAACAATCAACCATTAAAAGTCGCTTGGCGCATTTAGATGTTACTGAAAATCACGCCGTGCTCACCACCGTATTAGCACAACTTGCTAAACAGAATTACCAAGCTCAATTTTCTGCCGAGCAAATTCAGACATGGTGTGAACAATTTCAACTTTCGCCTGTTGATCTCGCACTGACTTGTTTGCCTATTGCCGCATGCTATGCGACTCCACCCGTTTCCAATTTCTATGTGGGTGCGGTTGCCATTGGAAAATCAGGAAAATTCTATTTCGGCGCCAATATAGAATTTGCCCAAGATGCCATCCAACAATCGGTACACGCCGAACAAAGTGCAATCTCACACGCACTGGTTGCGGGCGAAGAAGGCATTACGGATATGGTTGTAAATTACACGCCGTGCGGACATTGCCGCCAATTTATGAATGAATTAAATACCGCTCACACGCTAAAAATCCATTTGCCGCACAGCCAAAACAACTTGTTGCATAGCTATTTGCCCGATTCATTTGGTCCGAAAGATTTGAATATCTCAAACGTACTGTTTGATAAACAACATTTGCAATTTTCTAGCCATAACGACCCGCTTGTCCAAGCAGCAATCACCGCCGCCAGCCGATCGTACGCACCTTACAGCCAAGCCGTCAGCGGTGTTGCATTGCAGGTTGGCGAACACATCATTACAGGACAATATGCCGAGAATGCCGCCTTCAACCCAAGTTTTTTACCGCTACAAAGTGCATTAAATTATCGCCGAATGCAGGGCTTAGAGGAAATTGCCATTAGTCGCATTGTATTAGCTGAAAAACAAGCCATACTCAGCCACCGAGCAATTACAGAAGATCTTGCAAAACACACGTTTAATTTGCCTGTGGAATATATTTCTCTTTAA
- a CDS encoding tetratricopeptide repeat protein gives MKQHYLLFSLLLGLSSPLFAQSTPTKEALDEQFQQAMKLLTDPSNSAEGIRLLEQVAKGNVVDAQLSAGDNYFYGLYPETPKDYLKAIYWYEKAAEQQSYFAMEKLAEIYEKGLGVPVDLTKTVELHKKAHELAGYANDSSLYVAKAYLNGIGVEKDLQQAVTYLQKNAEAYSAEANLLLGKLYETGEGVEQSDSKAFECYSRIGKSNLLQNNSENSYRLAKMYAEGRGTEKNLEQAAANYIDVLKYGNHTLKQEAKAGLASLLPEITQLAETDEIYQLLLGSLYEDGFGVAKDVYKADHLYKTLYQNSEDAYVSDEAFTLLDHLRKRVTGIQRPVHIIEPTEADKAALLQVQSAIEKGEKELVCKLLPPLADKGWAEAQYTLANLDDFPCTLNPTKAFELMQKAAQQQHTLAMAALADLYQTGFGVEPDWWFATYWYQQAANKGDIDSLFQLAHHYEDGIGVFRDPQQAAELYQQAIDKGHRDSHTNLGHLYASGTLGEPDYAKALSLFSIAAEQGDALAMFNTGVMYLDAQGVEQNYQQARYWLEKAVENGDANSLALLGEIYQTGKGVKKDLKKAFEYYMSAADNGSIDALYAIARAYEKGEGTKKDLEQAKVFYRLVIASGETELVEPAQIALDKLTKKSKK, from the coding sequence ATGAAACAACATTATCTCCTTTTTTCACTTCTATTGGGGTTATCTTCCCCCCTTTTTGCACAATCGACACCAACCAAAGAAGCATTGGATGAACAGTTCCAACAAGCCATGAAATTACTTACTGACCCAAGTAATTCTGCAGAAGGAATACGATTGCTAGAACAAGTCGCCAAAGGAAATGTTGTCGATGCACAACTCTCGGCAGGTGATAACTATTTTTATGGGCTATACCCAGAAACCCCTAAAGATTATCTCAAAGCCATTTATTGGTACGAAAAAGCCGCCGAACAGCAATCTTATTTTGCGATGGAAAAACTGGCAGAAATCTATGAAAAAGGCCTAGGTGTGCCAGTAGATCTCACCAAAACCGTTGAACTACATAAAAAAGCCCATGAACTCGCTGGTTATGCCAACGACTCCAGTTTATATGTTGCTAAAGCCTATTTAAACGGCATCGGCGTTGAAAAAGATCTTCAACAAGCGGTCACTTACTTACAAAAAAATGCAGAAGCCTACTCCGCCGAAGCCAATCTTTTACTCGGTAAATTATACGAAACGGGGGAAGGTGTTGAACAAAGTGATAGCAAAGCCTTTGAGTGTTATTCACGCATCGGGAAAAGTAACCTACTACAAAACAATAGTGAAAATAGCTATCGATTGGCTAAAATGTATGCTGAAGGCAGGGGAACAGAAAAAAATCTAGAGCAAGCTGCTGCAAATTATATTGATGTCCTAAAATATGGTAATCACACTTTAAAACAAGAAGCCAAAGCTGGATTAGCCAGTTTATTACCTGAAATCACACAACTTGCCGAGACAGATGAAATATATCAATTATTACTCGGTTCACTATATGAAGATGGCTTTGGTGTAGCCAAAGATGTTTATAAAGCCGATCACCTATATAAAACACTATATCAAAACAGCGAAGATGCCTATGTTAGCGATGAGGCATTTACCCTATTAGACCACTTGCGTAAACGGGTAACTGGGATTCAACGCCCTGTGCATATCATTGAACCAACTGAAGCAGATAAAGCTGCTCTCCTTCAAGTTCAATCGGCTATTGAAAAAGGGGAAAAGGAGCTAGTTTGTAAATTACTTCCTCCTTTGGCGGATAAAGGCTGGGCTGAAGCACAATATACACTGGCGAATTTGGACGATTTCCCTTGTACGCTCAATCCGACTAAAGCATTCGAGTTAATGCAAAAAGCAGCTCAACAGCAACATACACTCGCAATGGCGGCATTAGCTGATCTCTACCAGACAGGTTTTGGTGTGGAGCCAGATTGGTGGTTTGCCACTTATTGGTATCAACAAGCTGCCAATAAAGGAGACATTGACTCACTTTTCCAACTCGCCCACCACTATGAAGATGGGATCGGTGTATTTAGAGATCCACAACAAGCTGCGGAACTTTATCAACAAGCGATCGATAAAGGACATAGAGACTCACATACTAACTTAGGGCATCTCTATGCAAGTGGAACACTTGGCGAACCTGATTACGCCAAAGCATTAAGCCTATTTAGCATTGCTGCAGAACAAGGCGATGCCCTTGCGATGTTCAATACTGGTGTGATGTATCTTGATGCCCAAGGGGTGGAACAAAATTATCAACAAGCTCGTTATTGGTTAGAAAAAGCCGTGGAAAACGGCGATGCAAATTCGCTTGCCCTATTAGGGGAAATTTACCAAACAGGAAAAGGGGTCAAAAAAGATTTAAAGAAAGCCTTTGAATATTATATGAGTGCAGCCGATAACGGTAGCATTGATGCCCTTTATGCCATTGCCAGAGCCTATGAAAAAGGCGAAGGCACCAAGAAAGATTTAGAGCAAGCAAAAGTATTCTATCGTCTCGTTATTGCAAGTGGAGAGACTGAATTAGTAGAGCCTGCACAAATTGCGTTGGACAAATTAACTAAGAAATCAAAAAAGTGA
- the folB gene encoding dihydroneopterin aldolase, giving the protein MSDKVFIHELTAFASIGAYDWEHTIKQRLVFNIEMEWDFQRAVEEDNVEFCLNYAEVSARILDFVEKTPFKLVETVAYRVADLLQNEFKVNTLRIELHKPKAVAEASSVGVILERH; this is encoded by the coding sequence ATGAGCGATAAAGTTTTTATTCATGAACTCACCGCTTTTGCATCCATTGGGGCTTATGATTGGGAACATACCATTAAGCAACGCTTGGTATTTAATATTGAAATGGAATGGGATTTTCAGCGAGCGGTTGAAGAAGACAATGTTGAATTTTGTTTGAATTACGCCGAAGTATCCGCAAGAATTCTCGATTTTGTTGAAAAAACACCATTTAAGTTAGTGGAGACTGTGGCTTATCGTGTAGCGGATTTGCTGCAAAATGAATTTAAAGTCAACACATTACGTATTGAATTACACAAACCCAAAGCGGTGGCAGAAGCCAGTAGCGTTGGGGTGATCCTTGAACGTCATTAA
- the plsY gene encoding glycerol-3-phosphate 1-O-acyltransferase PlsY, whose product MAYFIIIAAYLLGSISSAVIFCRLAGLPDPRKHGSGNPGATNVLRIGGKQAALGVLLFDILKGLLPVSVGLYLALPPLQIGFIALAACLGHVFPIFFQFRGGKGVATAFGAILPLGYAISGLALLTWLIVFGISGYSSLSAVITALSVPFYVWWFKPELTFPVALVCCLLVYRHHDNIQRLWRGQEDKMWKKRK is encoded by the coding sequence ATGGCGTATTTCATTATTATTGCAGCCTATTTATTGGGCTCAATTTCAAGTGCCGTTATTTTCTGCCGCTTGGCGGGACTACCTGATCCAAGAAAACATGGTTCGGGCAATCCAGGGGCAACCAACGTATTGCGAATTGGTGGTAAGCAGGCTGCATTAGGTGTGTTGCTATTTGATATTTTGAAAGGATTACTACCTGTTTCCGTGGGGTTATATTTAGCATTACCGCCACTTCAGATTGGTTTTATTGCACTTGCCGCTTGTTTAGGACATGTTTTCCCCATTTTCTTCCAATTCCGTGGCGGCAAAGGCGTGGCAACGGCATTTGGTGCTATTCTTCCGCTTGGCTATGCCATTTCAGGGCTTGCATTATTAACATGGTTGATCGTTTTCGGCATATCAGGTTATTCGTCACTCAGTGCCGTGATTACCGCACTCAGCGTGCCTTTTTACGTATGGTGGTTTAAGCCCGAACTCACTTTTCCCGTTGCACTTGTTTGCTGTTTGTTAGTGTATCGTCATCATGACAATATCCAACGCTTATGGCGTGGGCAAGAAGATAAAATGTGGAAAAAACGTAAATAA